From Coffea arabica cultivar ET-39 chromosome 2e, Coffea Arabica ET-39 HiFi, whole genome shotgun sequence, the proteins below share one genomic window:
- the LOC113733258 gene encoding uncharacterized protein produces the protein MYPVYPFMDCYPYLTNQMPSPPHRSHHHHPRFEPIPGHMKADFENCPPHYQSWLSGGNYAYPYPAQCHSCCDHNYFPAYCALRPPYAHAPPLYCHGNYTIPPASYPVHYIPPPNNTMEPPRYKYHSEMPGESRCCGCPNHTHNSTPGKNVKIEEEDPDIEKMANNAVVPFDLKSYPYPVMWIPPSYMMNEAINKANEAQPEVKEKYSGVARADESSKPSDQQLKWLNGWFPFDMENSKLAKQGNDSTWKQQHQDESKRQLSFPLFWMPWSPEEMKRKDSGKTNFGEESAEGVSPRLEVTPVMIPDADEKASKPDVTKEIHNRECSKAPEKNSGQKTVPVKSAEPTEEKKNLENNKEKVKSSLAKNLNVTDERISSQTSPTSESSSPMKSSKLPPICLRVDPLRKKNKNNGGSGSPSPPGDEGKLRKLSKDSTQLPSSSTTKESTEKDMTVGKSMPETAKKLEQGKQKVKMIEVTDRQNRQEPAEYLSISDPHGRSLSDNSHDAELVHQTNDNSEELFPDVAASEVDLKSSAESKNDLGAVQVKSFDSICQSDEDKENSKVHESSADEPKGFAKIRLSEVEAALIIQSAYRGYEVRRREPLKKLKQIANIKEEVFTLNNLIKALESCSYTGENDKLRTMLRETIMNLLLKLDAIQGLHPSIRDVRKSVVRELVSLQEKLDHVSLERSESAHKLSSSAQPHEDMQLIDNRCFQEGEEAEKAFLESSLSKAEDVHEIYPEELCKGVAPPVLDIASDTRNLEIPETVMNKEDLNNGAQVPITDLLKIDTTQKSETGCLPDNRARDDSLNLVCNDGERWSSEFQPQPFSEEVNHPWVGGGGAFVTDEVPNIKQLAELPKGVLESDTMSQDDSLLLSEAVDDKALQDGEVMEDNLHLKELTELPQAVPDDDVDKSRKHVILDKEDDKFVKDDVTRDINAEVPDEEVLNMDQAEQWQEPMVKKTVTSKSNVTLACHENLDNNMELCKKVDLKSQEFPVQALEEDKSCVSELGDISEMHDQVVLEMDANVLGSYMNDLHTCSAEMEREELTTSTKPVEVYKAEEEVLQELAAMETEAETENESSKENGVAENYYSSSCEDAIAVAQACDAPKVLTKSWNDVSTEQKLLDERIGVEASGLGMVDNKFFAQDCDSAVLEQDLVDQMMSVPPDAKETEEGEVPPSSPTASQISLGSNGSTEHERKLVEENDKLREMMQKLIEAGQQQLTAISNLSGRVKDLEKKLSRKKKLKMRRHVQLDIHLDRLV, from the exons ATGTATCCTGTTTATCCGTTCATGGACTGTTACCCTTATCTGACGAATCAAATGCCTTCTCCACCCCATCGTAGTCATCATCATCACCCAAGATTTGAGCCTATTCCTGGTCACATGAAAgcagattttgaaaattgtcCTCCACACTATCAATCTTGGCTTTCTGGGGGAAACTATGCGTACCCATATCCTGCACAATGTCATAGCTGCTGTGACCATAACTACTTTCCAGCCTACTGTGCTCTGAGGCCTCCTTATGCCCATGCTCCACCTCTTTACTGCCATGGCAATTATACTATACCTCCAGCGTCCTATcctgttcactacattcctcctCCTAATAATACAATGGAACCACCACGTTATAAGTACCATAGTGAGATGCCTGGAGAGAGTCGTTGCTGCGGTTGTCCAAATCATACACACAATTCAACACCAGGAAAGAATGTCAAGATTGAGGAAGAAGATCCTGATATAGAAAAGATGGCAAATAATGCCGTGGTTCCTTTTGACTTGAAGAGTTATCCATATCCAGTTATGTGGATTCCACCAAGTTATATGATGAATGAAGCAATTAATAAGGCAAATGAAGCACAACCTGAAGTGAAGGAAAAGTATTCTGGTGTTGCTAGAGCTGATGAGTCATCAAAACCTTCAGACCAGCAGCTAAAGTGGCTAAATGGATGGTTCCCTTTTGACATGGAAAACTCTAAATTGGCAAAGCAAGGCAATGACTCAACCTGGAAGCAACAACATCAAGATGAAAGTAAGCGTCAATTGTCTTTTCCTTTATTCTGGATGCCTTGGAGTCCAGAAGAAATGAAAAGGAAGGACAGTGGCAAAACCAATTTTGGTGAAGAATCTGCAGAGGGAGTATCACCCCGGTTGGAGGTCACTCCAGTGATGATTCCTGATGCTGATGAGAAGGCAAGTAAACCGGATGTCACTAAGGAGATTCATAATCGCGAATGCTCAAAAGCTCCAGAGAAAAACAGTGGTCAAAAGACGGTTCCGGTCAAGTCAGCAGAACCTactgaggaaaagaaaaacctgGAAAACAATAAGGAGAAAGTAAAAAGTTCATTGGCAAAAAATCTGAATGTTACTGATGAAAGAATATCGTCTCAAACTTCTCCTACAAGCGAGTCATCTTCTCCGATGAAGTCATCAAAATTACCTCCTATTTGTCTGAGAGTCGATCCTTTGCGtaagaagaataaaaataatggaGGTTCAGGGTCCCCTAGTCCTCCTGGTGACGAAGGGAAATTGCGCAAGTTGTCTAAGGACAGCACTCAGCTACCTAGCTCATCCACTACGAAGGAAAGTACTGAAAAAGACATGACAGTCGGAAAGAGTATGCCAGAAACAGCCAAGAAGCTGGAGCAAGGTAAGCAGAAAGTGAAAATGATTGAAGTAACTGACAGACAAAACAGACAAGAACCGGCTGAATATTTGAGCATCTCTGATCCTCATGGGAGAAGTTTGTCAGATAATTCCCATGATGCAGAACTGGTACACCAAACCAATGATAATTCTGAAGAACTATTCCCTGATGTGGCTGCCAGTGAGGTGGATTTGAAGAGTTCAGCTGAGAGCAAAAATGATCTAGGAGCAGTACAGGTTAAATCATTTGATTCCATATGTCAGTCGGATGAGGATAAAGAAAACTCCAAGGTGCATGAGAGTTCTGCtgacgaaccaaaggggtttGCAAAAATTAGGTTGTCAGAAGTTGAAGCAGCTCTTATTATACAGTCAGCTTATCGTGGGTATGAAGTGCGTAGACGGGAACCATTAAAAAAGTTGAAACAAATTGCCAATATCAAGGAGGAGGTTTTTACTTTGAACAATCTCATAAAGGCCTTGGAGTCGTGTTCTTATACTGGGGAAAATGACAAGTTGAGAACCATGCTTAGAGAGACTATAATGAACCTTCTGCTAAAGCTGGATGCAATTCAG GGCTTGCACCCAAGCATTAGAGATGTTAGGAAATCAGTGGTGCGAGAACTTGTGAGCCTACAGGAGAAGCTTGATCATGTAAGCCTCGAGAGATCTGAAAGTGCACATAAGCTAAGTTCAAGTGCTCAGCCTCATGAAGATATGCAATTAATTGATAATCGATGCTtccaagaaggagaagaagcaGAAAAAGCTTTCCTCGAAAGTAGTCTATCCAAAGCTGAAGATGTGCATGAGATTTATCCAGAAGAGCTCTGTAAAGGTGTGGCCCCTCCAGTGCTGGACATTGCATCCGACACTAGAAATTTGGAGATCCCAGAGACGGTAATGAATAAGGAGGATTTGAACAATGGTGCGCAGGTACCCATTACAGATTTATTAAAGATTGATACAACACAAAAAAGTGAAACAGGATGCCTACCTGACAATAGGGCTAGAGATGATTCGCTGAATCTGGTATGCAATGACGGTGAAAGATGGTCCTCTGAGTTTCAACCTCAACCTTTTTCCGAAGAGGTGAACCATCCTTGGGTTGGAGGAGGAGGAGCCTTCGTGACAGATGAGGTTCCCAATATCAAGCAACTAGCAGAGTTGCCGAAAGGAGTACTCGAGTCTGATACTATGTCACAAGACGATAGTCTTCTGCTGTCCGAAGCAGTGGATGACAAAGCTCTGCAAGATGGAGAGGTAATGGAGGATAATTTACATTTAAAGGAGTTAACAGAGTTGCCACAAGCAGTGCCTGATGATGACGTTGACAAGTCCCGAAAGCACGTGATTCTTGACAAGGAGGATGACAAATTCGTGAAAGATGACGTGACCAGGGATATTAATGCAGAGGTACCTGATGAGGAGGTTCTAAATATGGATCAAGCAGAGCAGTGGCAGGAGCCTATGGTCAAGAAGACGGTCACTTCCAAATCTAATGTAACTTTGGCATGTCATGAAAATCTGGACAACAACATGGAGCTCTGTAAGAAGGTGGATTTGAAATCACAGGAATTTCCAGTGCAAGCTCTAGAAGAGGACAAGAGCTGTGTTTCTGAACTGGGGGATATCTCTGAGATGCATGATCAAGTTGTACTAGAGATGGATGCCAATGTTTTAGGTAGTTACATGAATGACTTGCACACGTGCTCTGCAGAGATGGAAAGGGAAGAGCTCACTACTTCAACTAAGCCTGTAGAAGTTTATAAAGCTGAGGAAGAGGTTCTGCAGGAGCTTGCTGCCATGGAAACTGAAGCTGAAACTGAAAATGAGTCTTCAAAGGAAAATGGGGTTGCTGAAAACTACTACTCTTCAAGTTGCGAAGATGCAATAGCTGTAGCTCAAGCGTGTGATGCTCCTAAGGTACTTACCAAATCATGGAATGATGTAAGTACTGAACAGAAGCTGCTAGATGAGAGAATTGGTGTGGAGGCATCTGGATTAGGTATGGTAGATAACAAATTCTTTGCGCAGGATTGTGACTCTGCTGTTTTGGAACAAGATCTTGTAGATCAGATGATGTCTGTTCCACCGGATGCAAAGGAAACAGAGGAAGGAGAGGTTCCTCCATCATCGCCAACTGCCAGCCAGATTTCTCTTGGGAGTAATGGATCCACAGAACATGAAAGAAAGCTGGTTGAAGAAAATGACAAGCTGCGGGAGATGATGCAGAAACTAATTGAAGCAGGACAACAGCAATTGACTGCAATTTCCAACCTTTCTGGAAGAGTCAAAGATCTGGAGAAGAAATTGTCtaggaaaaagaaattgaagatgagaCGACATGTACAACTCGATATACATCTGGACCGTCTTGTTTGA
- the LOC113733259 gene encoding uncharacterized protein translates to MGKAKKAPKFAVMKKMVTSKAIKQHKEEVLNPNKKDLTKEKLPRNVPNVSSALFFKHNTALGPPYMILVDTNFINFSIQNKLDLQKGMMDCLYAKCTPCVTDCVMAELEKLGQKYRVALRIAKDARFERLPCTHKGTYADDCIVDRVTQHKCYIVATCDRDLKRRIRKVPGVPIMYITQHKYSIERLPEATIGGAPRI, encoded by the exons ATGGGTAAAGCCAAAAAAGCTCCTAAATTCGCAGTAATGAAGAAAATGGTCACTTCCAAAGCCATTAAACA GCATAAAGAGGAGGTTTTGAATCCTAACAAAAAAGATTTAACTAAAGAGAAGCTCCCTAGAAACGT GCCAAATGTATCGTCTGCACTTTTCTTCAAGCACAATACTGCTTTGGGTCCGCCATATATGATATTGGTTGATACTAACTTTATCAACTTCTCTATTCAAAATAAG TTGGATTTGCAGAAAGGAATGATGGATTGCTTGTATGCAAAAT GTACTCCTTGTGTCACAGACTGTGTAATGGCTGAGCTtgagaaattgggtcaaaaatATCGGGTCGCTTTAAG AATTGCTAAGGATGCTCGATTTGAAAGGCTGCCATGTACACATAAAGGAACCTATGCTGATGATTGCATCGTAGACAGGGTCACCCAG CACAAGTGTTACATTGTTGCAACATGTGATCGAGATTTAAAGCGAAGGATACGAAAG GTCCCTGGTGTTCCGATCATGTATATTACACAGCACAAGTACTCCATTGAACGGCTGCCTGAAGCTACAATTGGTGGAG CTCCACGAATTTGA
- the LOC113733257 gene encoding uncharacterized protein isoform X3: MKIAVDWLNYDGILLNSLESLGIFSCLMQEPFKYVPLIWTIHEQTLADRLRNYALTGQNEIVESWRKVFSRATVVVFHNYALPMIYSACDAGNYFVIPGTPEEAWDAANMLTVDKSNMHVKIEKRSSDFNILIVGCQLLYKGLWLEHALVLKALLPVVKEFRSNSSIDTHFKIIFVVGDSNSNYSAVVETIAANLTYPDGMVKHVAFDENADKILSTADLVIYASFRDEPSFPNILLRAMCFEKPVIAPDIFIIRKYVDDRVNGFLFPKENIRVLSQIVMQVVSNGKLSLLALNAAAIGRQTAKNLMVSESIDGYVSLLENVLKFPSEVASVQSVLEIPSNLKASWLWHPFEHIRNLSEHNKTKRINRFLDKFERQWNHTQRDGSLPAALTGENFVYSIWEEEKSIQVAYMRKRREDAELKDRTDQPRGTWEDVYRNARKADRIKNELHERDEGELERTGQPLTIYEPYFGEGTWPFLHRTSLYRGVGMSTRGRRSGADDVDAPSRLPLLHNPYYRDVLGEYGAYFAIANRIDRLHKNAWIGFQSWRVTARKASQESLSRTAEISLLDAIQTRRHGDALYFWACMDMDPRNPLKHDFWTFCDAINAGNCRFAFSEALKKMYGVKHNLSSLPPMPTDGDTWSVMHSWILPTRSFLEFVMFSRMFVDALDEQFYEEHHRNGHCYLSLTKDKHCYSRVLELLVNVWAYHSARRMVYVNPETGMMQELHRLKNRRGQMWVKWFQYNTLKSMDEDLAEEADSDHPKRRWLWPLTGEVFWQGVYEKERNLRNREKEKRRQQSKDKISRIRRRTRQKTIGKYVKPPPEEMEKSNSTTMKTKLLR, encoded by the exons ATGAAGATAGCTGTTGATTGGTTGAA CTACGATGGGATACTTTTGAACTCTCTTGAATCTTTGGGGATTTTCTCTTG CCTAATGCAGGAACCTTTTAAATATGTTCCCCTTATATGGACCATCCATGAACAAACACTTGCTGATCGTTTGAGAAACTATGCTCTTACTGGGCAGAATGAGATTGTTGAAAGTTGGAGAAAAGTCTTCAGCCGTGCGACAGTGGTTGTCTTCCATAACTATGCTCTGCCG ATGATTTATTCGGCATGTGATGCTGGAAACTACTTCGTCATTCCGGGTACTCCTGAAGAAGCATGGGATGCAGCTAATATGCTTACTGTTGACAAAAGTAACATGCATGTAAAGATCGAAAAGAGGTCCAGTGACTTCAATATTTTGATTGTGGGATGTCAACTTTTGTATAAAGGTCTATGGCTGGAACATGCCCTGGTATTAAAGGCATTACTACCAGTCGTTAAGGAATTTCGCAGTAATAGCAGTATAGATACTCATTTTAAGATCATTTTCGTAGTTGGGGATTCGAATAGCAACTACAGTGCGGTTGTGGAG ACCATTGCTGCAAATTTGACTTACCCAGATGGAATGGTGAAGCACGTGGCATTTGATGAAAATGCAGACAAAATTCTTAGTACAGCTGATCTTGTCATATATGCATCCTTCCGTGATGAGCCATCTTTTCCAAACATATTGCTAAGAGCCATGTGCTTTGAGAAACCAGTAATAGCACCAGATATATTTATCATCAGGAAATAT GTTGATGACAGAGTGAATggctttttgtttccaaaagaGAATATCAGAGTGCTGTCACAAATAGTAATGCAAGTGGTCTCAAATGGGAAATTATCTCTTCTAGCTTTAAATGCTGCTGCGATTGGAAGACAAACTGCAAAGAACCTTATGGTTTCAGAAAGCATTGACGGCTATGTTTCACTATTGGAAAATGTTCTCAAATTTCCATCTGAGGTTGCAAGTGTACAGTCTGTTCTTGAGATACCTTCCAATCTGAAAGCTTCATGGCTATGGCATCCTTTTGAACATATCAGAAATTTAAGTGAGCACAATAAAACAAAGAGGATTAATAGATTCTTAGACAAGTTTGAAAGGCAGTGGAATCATACTCAAAGAGATGGTTCTCTACCTGCAGCTCTGACAGGTGAAAATTTTGTTTACAGTATCtgggaagaagaaaaatctaTTCAGGTTGCTTACATGAGGAAGAGGAGAGAAGACGCTGAG TTAAAGGATAGAACTGATCAACCTCGGGGGACTTGGGAGGATGTATATCGTAATGCTAGAAAGGCTGATCGCATTAAGAATGAATTGCATGAAAGGGATGAAGGAGAGCTTGAAAGGACAGGACAGCCATTAACTATCTATGAACCATATTTTGGGGAAGGAACTTGGCCTTTTCTGCATCGCACTTCACTCTATCGGGGCGTTGgaatg TCTACTAGAGGTCGGCGAAGCGGGGCTGATGATGTTGATGCACCTTCTCGGCTTCCTCTTCTACATAACCCGTATTATCGAGATGTGCTTGGTGAATATGGAGCCTATTTTGCAATTGCAAACCGGATTGATCGCCTACATAAAAATGCTTGGATAGGCTTCCAGTCTTGGAGAGTAACTGCAAGGAAG GCTTCACAGGAATCTCTGTCAAGGACTGCAGAAATTTCACTGTTAGATGCCATCCAAACTCGAAGACATGGTGATGCACTGTACTTTTGGGCTTGCATGGACATGGATCCGAGAAACCCTCtgaaacatgatttttggacaTTTTGTGATGCTATAAATGCTGGGAATTGCCG GTTTGCATTCTCTGAGGCTCTAAAGAAGATGTACGGCGTAAAGCATAACTTGAGTTCTCTACCTCCAATGCCTACAGATGGAGATACATGGTCTGTCATGCATAGTTGGATTTTGCCAACTAGGTCCTTTTTGGAGTTTGTTATGTTCTCAAG GATGTTTGTAGATGCGCTTGATGAACAATTTTATGAGGAGCACCATCGAAATGGACATTGTTATTTGAGTTTAACAAAA GACAAACATTGCTATTCACGGGTGCTTGAGTTACTTGTAAATGTTTGGGCCTATCATAGTGCAAGGCGAATGGTTTATGTGAATCCAGAGACCGGCATGATGCAAGAGCTGCACAGGCTTAAGAACCGAAGAGGTCAAATGTGGGTCAAGTGGTTCCAATATAACACTCTCAAGAGCATGGATGAGGACCTAGCTGAGGAGGCAGATTCAGACCACCCAAAAAGACGATGGCTGTGGCCATTGACAGGTGAGGTTTTCTGGCAAGGTGTATATGAAAAGGAGAGGAATCTAAGAAAtcgagagaaagaaaagaggaggcAACAAAGTAAGGATAAAATTTCTCGAATTCGGAGAAGGACTCGTCAGAAGACAATAGGAAAATATGTAAAGCCTCCAccagaagaaatggagaagtcAAACTCAACAACAATGAAAACCAAGCTCTTAAGGTAG
- the LOC113729676 gene encoding mediator of RNA polymerase II transcription subunit 21-like — translation MGNHHPVASCNSSSTVNKDLVILVDIISQLQEQVNTIAGLAFNTFGLLQTQRDAPPVRLSTNFPEPPATPASNAEDATNLAEQPKNTSAGLVKAAKQFDSLVAALPVAEGGKEAQLKRIAKLLAENDVLGQELLKQLEAAEKELKQVQELFRQATDDCLNF, via the coding sequence ATGGGTAATCATCATCCTGTTGCAAGTTGCAACTCTTCTAGCACCGTTAACAAGGACCTGGTCATTCTTGTGGATATAATATCCCAACTGCAAGAACAGGTGAATACAATTGCAGGTCTTGCCTTTAATACCTTTGGGTTGCTTCAGACTCAGAGGGATGCTCCTCCAGTTAGGTTGTCTACTAATTTTCCAGAACCTCCTGCTACTCCTGCTAGTAATGCAGAGGATGCTACTAATCTTGCTGAGCAGCCAAAGAACACGAGTGCAGGACTTGTCAAGGCTGCCAAGCAGTTTGATTCGTTGGTAGCTGCCCTTCCGGTGGCTGAGGGAGGCAAAGAAGCTCAGCTGAAAAGAATTGCCAAACTTCTGGCTGAAAATGATGTCTTAGGCCAAGAACTACTAAAACAACTGGAAGCTGCGGAAAAGGAATTAAAGCAAGTGCAGGAGTTGTTCAGGCAAGCAACAGACGACTGCTTGAACTTTTAA